In Geminocystis sp. NIES-3709, a single genomic region encodes these proteins:
- a CDS encoding YggT family protein codes for MSQDPYDKSNVDRRQELKQEEEAFLLQKEERRLKTGQQNSSFVWILNSIYILIGFLEVLLTLRFFLRFTGANTENQFTQFIYNLSDPFIAPFSTLFISPVTEGGSNPVGGANVFDLNVLVAIVVYALLGWIGVSFIKYIYAR; via the coding sequence ATGAGTCAAGATCCTTATGATAAAAGCAATGTCGATCGACGACAAGAACTTAAACAAGAAGAAGAAGCCTTCTTACTACAAAAAGAAGAGAGAAGATTAAAAACTGGTCAACAAAATTCCTCATTTGTCTGGATTCTTAATAGCATTTACATTCTAATTGGATTTTTAGAAGTATTGCTTACCTTACGCTTCTTTCTCCGTTTTACAGGGGCAAATACAGAGAATCAGTTTACCCAATTTATTTATAACCTCTCTGATCCTTTCATTGCACCCTTTTCTACCTTATTTATCAGTCCTGTTACAGAAGGTGGATCAAATCCCGTCGGTGGTGCTAACGTTTTCGATCTCAATGTGTTAGTCGCAATTGTTGTCTATGCTCTTTTAGGTTGGATTGGTGTGAGTTTCATTAAATATATCTATGCTCGATGA
- a CDS encoding lmo0937 family membrane protein, producing MLNMIWTGVGILIILWLLGFSINVGGSLIHLLLVLALIGIVYNLMIGRRI from the coding sequence ATGTTGAATATGATTTGGACTGGTGTTGGCATTCTAATAATCCTTTGGTTATTAGGGTTCTCTATTAACGTTGGTGGTAGCTTAATCCACTTACTTTTAGTTTTAGCCCTTATTGGAATAGTTTACAACTTGATGATCGGTCGTCGAATTTAA